aataataataataataataataataataataatatgcaaaatttgtaaagagaatactcacactcataaggagaTATAGGAATATATGAGGATTAAAGTATGGCTAGGTTTCagagaagagaaaacagaacCAGCAGCAAAAATTATACCTGAAATCTATGTAATGGAAAGAATGGCAACCGTTGAAGTACTTCCACTGATAAAAATCAATAGAATTCTGCACAGGTTGTGAGGATGTAGAAgattataaatacatgtaactATTTCTATGTCTTGAATTGCTCTAGGGGAGCAAGGAACATTTTATGTAAAGTTGCCTCATGAAAAATCAGCGTGGTTATCTATGTTTATTTGTCTGAGCGTTATAAAAACCCGTCCTATTTactaaacaaatgtttataattaactctctttttcttctaaaagGTAACAaagtgtggtttttttaatttgctctGAAGcactttagttttaatttttatgttacgAGTGGCTCTAGCACCGTGCATGGGGAGTAACTCTGCAATGTACCATCAAACAGTTTGTGGTGTAGCCTCCCTTGCAAACATTCGCTGAAGACGGCGGACAAAACTTTAGTTTGTCACTATCTAACGACACTAAGCCAATAAGAGAGATTTAATGAGTTGGGCTCGATGGAATGATCCAAAGCTGACTAAAAGCGACACACACCCGAACACACCAAGCTAGCGGCCACACACGCATGCAATAGCTTCCTTAACACTACAGCACACTCTGACTCCACAGTCTTGACGCTCACTCTCACCGCTTATATACAATGCATAAAAGGTATCTGGAAACATCCAGCATCTACTCGTTACGTATGCGCTCTCTCGCACTGGACATTCCAGGTGTGAAAGCTTGCGTCAGTCACACTCACTCATGCACTTGCTAGAATGGTCCAGGCGGTTTAGTCAGTCGTTCAGGTCAGCAGGGGTCAGATACTCATCAAAGCGCTGAGGGCGCAGGGTGACATCTTGCAAAGACCGCAACGTACCGCATTTAATTCGTAACACTCATATACCAGCAATATGCAGATAAGTACGTACTTTAATATGCTGAcgacagtaaaaaaaattcttttgttttatatatatatgcacacatataacCAGCAATAGTAAATTCAGttggtgaccttaggtcacctcGGGTTACTCAAGATCACGGCCAGTAGAGTTCATCAGATGAATGACACGTGGAAcgaatgagttgcggtgacggTTCGTTCTGCATACAAGCATCGCATACCTGCGACCAGACCGCAAGAGTGAGAattcacatgccaacacatgatcaggaATAGTGAGAATACggtgtcacctgcactctacagtgatGTTCAGACGAGATAATAAtacaacacaacaacagctgaatttaaaaataagtatattttgaaaagaaaaaattttcaaccacaaataattaaaatattgtttgacaTCCTCATTCTCAGCGTGCCAGAAAAGTCGGGTGGACCTTAGCCTTATCATCGACTCATCACAGAGCATCGGAGAGAGCAACTTCCCCATCGGCATGGACTTCGCTTTCGTCACTTTCATCGATATTGTCTGCACTGACGATTCCTTCGTCTTCGAGTGAGAACTTTACCCTAGATATCACCCTTATTTCTCTGTCAGATTAAATGTCAGCCTAGGTCTTTTATTGTCCTCTCTTAAATATCTTTATTGCCAGCAAGTATGATAACTCCAAGGACCTGCGAGGGTCTCTCCAGGCGATAAAGGTGCTCTACATCCAGTACATATACACTGGCCAGTGATGGAAGGCACTTGACTGTGGGATAGGACAACACTGAGGGCTAGGGCTGGAGGAGACTAACTTGGTAACTTCATTGTTAATGTCTTTTGTAGTATCAGCCCCACTGCGAGTGATGCCCATGACCTACCGACAGTAACGACAGCCATCACAACATCTCAAATCTGGCAACCTTCTTTTCTCTACTTTTGTCACCACCAGCCTTCTGTGGCCCGATGCGAGTTTTCCAAGAGACAAGGAtgtgcgcgagagagagagggagagagtgagcaaTCTCTGTAAATGATTCACAGCAACATCCAGACATCCCTTGGCTTTGAGTCAGGCTGCACACAGACTCGGCAGACAGCACTTTGATTGAACACAGAAGATGGTAGCGAAGCGAACTGGTTGTTAGTGTGATGCAAAATACGATGACCACGAGGACAGCGTTCACTACTTTCTCACTGAGATGTGTTCTCACTTTTTTTATAACCAAAACTATTCTCTTCTTGTAATGAACCACACATGAACAAAATgctcaagtttttgtttttatctcggGACGTCTGTCTGTAAAATAACAAtacatgaaatataaatgaagatttatatagcaaatTTTCTCACTCCTTTGGAGCATACTCACTGCGCTTACAACAAGAATGAAACGTGcacaacatggacagcatacgaaggactgaagaataaataacagtactgACGACGAATAGAAGACaagtatagaaaacacaaagaggtaCCGAGTAACAACAACTAAGAAATGTCTGAAACGTGTGTGTAATGTTTTCGGAAGTGTAAAGCAGTAGAAGAACGATTGGTGAGTGTTCCGTTGTTGATCGTGTGATGCAGTTTTGGGAGCATTATTAGGAGTGATGTCATGATAGTATCCAGTGTGAGCACACAATTACACTTCCAGGCATCGCACGTGATCAATCATGGTAGTCATGACACAATTATGGCACATCAAAAGTCACGATATTTTTATGTACACGAATATTAACAGTTTTCTGTTTGAACTGACATTGCCATTTGCAAATCTtcacatgtgcacacacgtatatatatataaatatccaCATATCCACTCAAACTTGCTTACAAGCACAAAGGCGCTAATACGCAGACACGCTACTTTTCCCACATACCccattcactctctctcacacacacacacacacaaacacacccacatgcACTCTCTCGCGCGTACACACTCCACCCACATGCACTCTCTTCCGGATGCACAaagcaagcacacatacactGCAGTCACTCATGAATACGCACTCACGCGCGGGCGCACACAGCCCGCGCTCGAATTCAGTCGCACCCCTATAACCCACATAGGAGCAGTTACGGATGCCACCCGGCGGGCACGACCTGCAGCACCGCATTTCAGACTTTTGAATCTGACCCGCGGGATGCAACCTCGACCTACACTCCAGCGCCCTCTTGCAATCACTCTAGCACAAAACCAGCATCTACACCTCAGCCTGCAAGAAATACAGCCTTGTACTGCACGTGGCACGTGGCCATTTCTTctgcgagtcacgtgacaccctGTTTTTCGCAGACATCATGTATGTAATGTTcatgacaaaacaacaaaaaaaattaaaaaaaaacttagcaCAACGATGTGCCACTCCAGCGTGACCATCTTTACAATTTTGCACCGAGTGTAATGTACATCATACAAATGCTCGGCCTTTGTTCAGCGTCCACGGTGTCTATCAACATTTTCGGGCGTTTCATAATGGCGACTCTTTTCCTCTCGCCCCTGGTCGACTGTGGGTGGAGTACTGTTTCAGCTGTTTCGAAGAAATATGCTTCAGCTCTGAGGTGGTTTCTCCTCTTTTCAACCTCTGTGGTGATCGGAGTAGCAGCGACAGAATTGCCAGGACTGCTGCGCATGCGTGATCTTCGACCAGCGGAAGCGGACAGTCTGTATCACGTGACTCGTGCGCACAGACGACATTTGCTTCGTCCCTGTCATGCACGATGTGGCGATGTTACTCGCCAGATAAACTGAGCACAGTGGAATAGGGATCAGGGGTTAACGTTAACTGGTCAGAGAAACTGCTTGCTACCCGGGTAGCGTAACGGGAATTCCCGAAGAAAGGGTGGCGCTGTACACGTGTACAGCCGAAGTCGCAAGCTTGAAGCCTACAAGAAAACTTACGAACATGAAAAGAAGAACCGGAGACAGTGAGCAAGAAGTTTTGCAGTCATTTGTATCAACGTTTGCCAAACTGTAATCGGCAAAGAACCAAAATATCTACCGTGAGACTTTCACTGTCTCCTACTTGCCACTAACATCTACTCTCTTGATTATCACTGTCAAATGTCTAGTCTCCTGATTATCACTGTTTGCAACATCTAGTCTCTTTATTAGCACCGATATCTACCTTCCTGATTAGCGTCGTGTAATTATTACCAGCGTCTATCACGGACTCTTCATCGCCGCTATCTAACTTTTAATCATCCGAAACTCACAATCATCTACTCTTCTCTCATCTACTCTCCTGTGTAACATCTGTACTTCTCCGTCTCTCCTCTTAACCTCGAGTGTCTGAGTTTCAGCCTCTTGTTCTCCACATCCAGTCTTTTGGTGTCTGTCAGGCATCTAGCATCCGTGCAGTGACCTTTGATCCTATATCCTGACATTCAGTCCTGCCCTCGACACTGTACACACCCAGCTCGTGTTCCTCCCTAGTTCCACGGAAGGAGAGTCCTCTGCAGGCGAAGGGTAAGGGGTTCATTTCTTACCAAGTGTGGGAGTGTTCGGCCACCTCAGTGTGGCAGAGTGTTCAGGGTGCACGCGTTCTTCCTGGTAAGGGGTGTGGTTGGGCAGGGAGACAAGGGTGGAGTAGGAAGCGCTCACTTACAAGCGTCAGAcgggagaaaacaaaaaaagctacaATTGCCTGCCATAGGGCCGCCTCAAAGTGTAAGGGAGCCGCCGCCTGTAACACCTTGCGCACGCGCACTCGCACTGTGTCCGCCACTCGACTGATCACGTGAGAGGGTGTGTGTCATGACATGACGTGACGTAGAGTGACGCGGCGCCCAGGACAGAACGAATGTCGCCACACAAAGCCTCTGCGTCACGCCTAGTTGTTGTAGTTGTGCTTGGTGTAGTCGCAGTAGCACCCGAGCTTGAATTTCTGGAACATGACGCCGCGCCCTTTGATCTTCACGCGGCGGTACTGGCTGTGCGCCCGGCACAGGCCCGTCGTCGAGTTGCGTCTGGGGTTTCTATCCTTGCAATGGGGGCCACATTCATTGCAGCGTGTCTGCAGGATGAAGACAGGCTGGCGGTTGAAGTCCACCGTCAGCTCCGCCACCGAGGGACAGTACTTCTCTATAGCCTCGTCTGCAGACACATGCACAACGTAGTGATGTTAGAATAGTTCACATGTATAAGTTGGATAACATAccgacatatatatatatgggtttGGGTCGGATCAGACCTATAGGTTGGAGCAAAACCTGATATATCTGGAACACTAGGTTGACACATTGTCAGGTTGAACTATCATAACGACATTTTTGTGACGTTAGTTCGACTCACAGTGTTAGGTTAGATCATAGACTGACATATCTGGTTCACTGGGTTAACTACCAAATTTTAGGCTGGATCATAAGAAAATTGGGACATAGAGTCGGATCAGACAGATACGTTGGAACAAAAGCTGACGTAATTTGGACGTTAGGTTGGCTAACACACGTGACTGGACACTTTTGTGAAGTGGTTATGCTCAAATGTGTTAGGTTGTCTCTTACTTTGACATGCTTGGTACACTGGGTTGACACGCACGTTTTAGGTTAGATCATTAACATGAAATATTCGGGACACTAACTTGGATCACACGTGAAGTTGGATGATAATATTGATATATGTGTGATTACTTTATAGCATTAGCATTTACAGCTTAGTACACGTTGCGGTGGAtcgtctatttatatatttgattAGGTTGGTTCATGCATTAAGTTGCATTATCGTTTCATGTCATAAAAGATtgttaaatttgattttatacGGACGTTTTTGTGGCATTAagttatcaaattaaaaatggaCGCTGTTGCAATATGGCCTATGGATACCTCTATGtatgtgggagaaaaaaaaatatattctttgcTTACTTTACGCAACACCAGAGCAATCGTCATGGCACACCTGTAAGGCTCATGGCCAAAAAGCGGGCCTGTTAAGTACAACTTCAAATGGTCTGTAAAAACTGCACAGCATATCTGTTACTCAAATTAGCCATGTATTGTGCTTGCAGAGCGGGGTAGGTGGGGATTGGTGTTCGACACCGAGCCAGTAACAAAGGcaatatcacggcaaggcagccagccatgtaaataGATGCCATATGCAGAACAAGAAGAGTATGCACGAGACGAAAGGTGAAACCAGGGCAGCCAACCCTAACTGTCTGTGACATCCAGTCAAATGTATCGCATGCCTTAGTCCACTCGACCCTGTCATGACCATAACGCCCCATGTATACATCGTCCTAACACCGAAAGTCGAATCgtcccaggcccaaaagacgAATCGATTACCGATGACAGGAGTAGttgttaacatcaaatattagcCCCATCTTAATAGACACAAATGGCCGCTTTGCGATACACATTCTGAGAACAAATCTCACAATGGCGCAAACACGAGATTTTCTCGTAAATCCTTTGTCATCATTGTTCTTTACCTTGGAGATTCGTATTAAATCCGTATGCAAACATTTGGTTAGCATGAAACAGGTATTATTGTTCTGGCATTCTTTCAGCCGGACCGACTCAACTCAAACGGAATATTAGGGATTTGGGGCGggttattatctcccttacaagAATAGGAAGACGCATTTACGTCCCTTACGTTTGTAACTTTCCGGTCCCACCGAGCGTTTTAAGACGGACAAAATTTGTGTGAGACCTCTTTGATTTGATAGCTACTAGGAACTAGAGGGATGAGGCGTTTTTGTATCTACTTGTTATTCTGATATGTGTAAACAAGGATATTCAAAGCTTGCATCTTACTACCTACATTCTGACTTTATGGCAAGACCTCTGGAACACCCtccatcaaaataaattattcgccactcttccctgtctttctgaccgcccacCTTTGTGTCACACcacaaggcgggaggaggtggtcctcACAAGACTAAAGATAGGACACACgtatgccacgcaaggatacctcttgcgagggAAGCAACCACCAGGTTGCCCCTGGTGTAAGGGACATCTCAACGTTCTACACTTTCTAATAACATGTCCAGAGCTCCAGACCATCCGACGACAGTGTTTTACAATAAACTCAGTATACAtcttatttaggtccgtcccatcggcagctatttgtggttttttaaaaaagataggACTCTTtcatcaaatataatttttcacaGTTTGATATAGCTCATTTAATTTCTGGggtgttggtggcctttttgggctccaCCACCCTTTTTACACcaccttttttctttaacatttagttcatttattatcctgatttgtttttaagattaatAACTAGAGAACTATCttgaaacttttaaacttttaaacgCAAAAATCCcttttattgccatgatatagccttagttgctggcatggcataaaattccaaaaaacaaacaaacttgcaTCTGATTTTCCTTGTGTTGTCTTTCTCATGTTTCAGAGGATATAACTGATATTGAGATTGCATGTTCTGTTCAGCTTTCCATCTGTTTACTTTTTCAGGCTTGCTTGGTAACAGTAAACAAAGTAACTCCAACATatcaatgtttgttgttgtctgtacAAACTTTATTCACTATTTCAtgtgaataaaatgtataagcacacatgcacatgaaaAACATGTATACCATGAAACAAAACTAGTATTTTAGCATGCTAATATAGATGAGTCTTGGTTCAGTGGAGAATACAGCTTTCTCAGTACATTATGGACTTCCTCGTCTGTACAATACTGAAATACCTCTGTCAGCTTTGTGGGCCTTAAACACAGTCGTGCACTATATTACACTTTCACCATGTGATGAAAGAGATATTACACTCATGCCAATCTTAAGCAGAATACCCACATACCCctgcataaaaaaattcactaaaatGAGCAAAACAGACTTAAAAGTTATTAgaaatcaaacagaaaaattatcTCAACATATGCTAAATTACCATTTATTTCTGACGAAAGTGTCGCAGGCCTTGCTTCGCTTACCTGCAGAAAAACATATttcctaataataataagaagaagaggTATAATTTATCATGCCCTTTACCACCCATTTAAAGCGAGCTAAGTGCGCTTTCCAAAAATACTGCtacaacacaaaatgtaatatcATTGTAAATACTTTGACTGATATATAGTTGATTCATGATAAAGCAGATCCATGATGTGAGGtcagcaaaataaatacttaaTAAATCCGTAATTTTACAAAGGGCATCAAAGCTGCCCTGTCACACTCAGGTCAAAGAAGGTTGGTGGCTATGgctttaactgaaaaaaatcgaCAGTCAAGTAGCAGGTTTAAAAGTTGCAGAGGAAAGAGCCCCATATGCATTGAAACAGTTCAATATAAGGTTGAAGTACAGGAAAACATAGgaaactaaactttaaaaaataatacagatgactgcacaagaaagaaaaactcagaGCCAGCCTCCCACCTACTAATCGAGTCAGGCAAAGGGACATCCTTGAACTATTatgctttaaattttgtaaatattaattaGCCTTAACAGAACAAAGCTAGCTTAGTGGCTTCATATCAAAACTACTTCTCTGATGCTGGCCAGTGAATGTCAGTTAACAGCCAACATTATCAGGCAGATAATCAAGTTTTTATCACAAAATGAATCGTAAACTCACCACTGAAGTCTGGCAGCAAACAGTGAAGGTATTGTCGGGTATCTTTTCCTGGGAACCGCTCTCATTAAGAGCGCAGAACAAAGGGAACTGTTTCATGTGTAAATAAGCTTCTTCAACACCAGTTTTATTCTCGCCTTTAACAGATTTTCCACCGTCTGGTCTGCCGAGAATCGATGGAGAGAAATCTTCTTCCCATCTACAACCACACCACCAGTGTTCTGACAGACACAGTAGCAGTGGTCGCTGTTCtgactgtttttatttgtttattgtttttgtaagcCCGTGTTCACATCACTTTTCCTTAGTACGTCAACACGCCGTAGGGCCCGGAagatgcaaataaacaaacaaatctccACATACGAGAGATGGAAAGGGACAATAACTATGTGAAACTAGCTCCGCCGAACCACTCGAACAGCCGGGGTGACAAGGTTTTCAAAAATGACCGTTCTCCGCTCATTGTAGTCTCTTTTCTTCTCACATCAGTCGACTGTGCTTCATTAACcaccttttgcagaagtcacgtgtttataaaaatacgATTCTTGTGACCGACTATTCGTGCTTTTGTAAGactttttatagaaaaaatgtttaaaaacaataactaGTGCATTTTAAGGCAGCGGCTTTGTCTACCCTGGTACATGTGTATTGATCCATTACACTTACCTTAGTTGCCCTACAAATCTTCAGTCAAGCGtaacaatggcagaataagcaAGCAAGACCGAAAACGACAAAGAAAGGC
This window of the Pomacea canaliculata isolate SZHN2017 linkage group LG4, ASM307304v1, whole genome shotgun sequence genome carries:
- the LOC112562640 gene encoding uncharacterized protein LOC112562640 isoform X2, which produces MIQKDCTVASLTLSGGRVQGCLLLVLIVVLWPSSVEPKKLFVDGIDTSLLQLKEVLHLVMEDGKLYNDSPNFTWIIKNSSCHKPPRDEAIEKYCPSVAELTVDFNRQPVFILQTRCNECGPHCKDRNPRRNSTTGLCRAHSQYRRVKIKGRGVMFQKFKLGCYCDYTKHNYNN
- the LOC112562640 gene encoding uncharacterized protein LOC112562640 isoform X4, coding for MDCTVASLTLSGGRVQGCLLLVLIVVLWPSSVEPKKLFVDGIDTSLLQLKEVLHLVMEDGKLYNDSPNFTWIIKNSSCHKPPRDEAIEKYCPSVAELTVDFNRQPVFILQTRCNECGPHCKDRNPRRNSTTGLCRAHSQYRRVKIKGRGVMFQKFKLGCYCDYTKHNYNN
- the LOC112562640 gene encoding uncharacterized protein LOC112562640 isoform X3; translated protein: MADCTVASLTLSGGRVQGCLLLVLIVVLWPSSVEPKKLFVDGIDTSLLQLKEVLHLVMEDGKLYNDSPNFTWIIKNSSCHKPPRDEAIEKYCPSVAELTVDFNRQPVFILQTRCNECGPHCKDRNPRRNSTTGLCRAHSQYRRVKIKGRGVMFQKFKLGCYCDYTKHNYNN